The DNA segment ATTTAAAGATGTTGTAACCAATAGAAACAATGGTCAAAACTATGAAAATGAAATCCAAGCTGTGGTAAACTTGACTCATTAATGacggagaaaagagagagaaaaagtaaAGCTTACAACAATCAGAGCGTCCATAACATCTTTACAGGTCTGCAGGCTGGCTGCACTCGTCACCTCCAAGAACAACTCTTTGGTTGTCTTCTTGATCTGTAAAGTACAATCAGCTGATCATGTAATTACTTCTATTGTATCATgagaagacacacagacaagcgGTGGGCTACAACAGGACATTTCCACTGTGTGACAGCATTTCATATGAAATCCTCTCTTCTGGGAGGACATGATTATGATAATCAGGAAGAAAACAGAAATTCACACCTTGGTTTTCTCACTGTTGGTAATAGGTGGGAATGAGATCACATGTCCCTCTGCATCCACCAGGCAGGGGTACATTGTTTTTCCCTGTAGAAGCTGCAGgtatctgtaaaaaaaataaacatctatAATTGATGGACAGTGTGTTCTTTCTTCATTCTTTCGATTCATATCTGTCGGGGCTGTCAGCTGTCACGCACAGTGATGATTTTTTGTGTTGCAGCTTTCATTTGGTGTGTGTGAAACTTACAGAAAGTCACTTCTGGTCCAACACACTTATACTGCCCCCATGTGTTCAAATGAACAACCAGCAAGTCGCACAAATGTCTTGTGCACCACTTTCATGTGAAGTGTGAAGTGCTGTTACCATAcctaaatgttttaaattcatagCCTCTAAGATAAACAGAGGGTCTAAGAATTCCTTCCTCCACAAAGCAACAATCTCAGTCACCTTGTTTATGAATGACATCGTCAATGCCTTGGATGAGAGAAAACACTGAGCTGCCATCTTTGTGGATCTCTCCAAGGCATTTCAAACAGTTGATCACttcttgcttttattttacaCCATTAGAAGCATATCCTCATATGGCTGTGTTATATAAGTTGTTATTAAGAATATGACTCTCTGAACATCATCTTCTGATCCACAGAGTGCTGAGTTTAGTATGTCAAGTTGACCTGCAAGCtattatacacacacagtacaactCAGAATCCCTCTCTAAATAAATTCTGTGGCTTATGTCAAATGATTACAGCGAATAACACGTAAACTAGTTAATGTTGTAAATATTTTACAGAGGAGTCATAAGCTGTACTTACTTGTGGAGGCCAGTGACATTCTGCCTCTTCTTCTGCTTCCTCAGCTCGTCAGCCTCCAGCTGAAGGTGTCTTATCAGCTCGACGGCCGTCATCTCCTTCCGACCCAGCGCCACAACCTAACAAAGATTGCGTTCTCATGTGAAATTCAGACAGCTCCTGAGAGTCACAACTACAACAGACCACACCACAAGAATTTTCTGAATGCTCTGATTATGTAATCTGTCTGATTTGATTACTGAAATCTGAAAATAATAAGCCAACCAATGTGTGTGAACATACCTTCAGCTGGGTAGGTGGTTTGACACCATATATCAGGGGAGCTTTGAGAAGCTGCACATCATGAGTTGCAATAGTTGCGGTGGTCCTTTTACCGCACAAGTCATCATGAAGCTTTGTCTAGAAAATCAAAAGGTGAATCATTTTTGGAGACAATGCTGCACACTTATTTAATCAGTATACCACATTGTGAGGGATTTGACCTTACCTGAGCCACCAGGAAACGTTTGAGAGCATTCCCAGGCTTTAGGTTCATGCCTCTGACCACACAGCACACCAAGTATGGTCGCACGTCTTTCACCTCTGCACTCACTGTGACATTGAGTGTTTCAGGAGTGTCCGAAACATGGAGAACCCTCACCACCATCTTGTTCAGTTCCTCCACTTCATCCTCTGCcaccttctccttcttcttcctctgctgtcTTTTCCCTTTATCTGCCTTGCGACCCCCGTCTGCCTCCCCTACGTCCTCTCCCTTTCCTTTTCCCTTTCCTCTGAGGTAGTCGAGGATGGATTTAGTTTGGCAGCCGTTGACCATCTTCTCCAGGCGTTTGTCGCTCAGCTTGTTGCCTTTGAAGTTGATGTCTTTTAGCTTGGGGCAGTCGCTCAGATCGGAGGGGATCTCAATCAGCTTGTTGTTGGAGAGATCAAGCACCTgggaagacaaaacaaaatgcataaaTTGAGTTTGGTGCTCTGGAAACGTAAATCAAGtattatgtaaataaaaaaacaagaagagaagaagaagaagaagaatatacTGCATTTATAGTAAGCTGGTGCAGACACGTACTTGCCAGTCTCTCTGTGGAGATTACCTGCGAAACtctgtttaaaaatgtgacatttttgtgcTGCACTGCATTTAAGGAAATGTGACACGTAGTTAACTATAATTTCATATATGCACCAAACATAGTGACAGCTTCTTTACAATTCGGGGTACATTTGATCCACCCAGGAGCAGTTTTCCGAAAGAAAATCTCTATATAGAGATGACATGATATGTTTATTAGAAGTGATAGGACAATCTGAGAAAGAAGATCGACCCACCTTTAGAGCAGCTAGCTTGTGAATATCCCCACTCAGCTGTTCAATGGAGTTGTCAGAGGCCACCAGTGTGCTGAGAAGTTCCAGCCTCTCGGAGTAGAAGTCAGCGGGGAAACCGGTGATGTGATTTTTGGAGATGTTGATGGTGGAGAGCTTGGTGCACTGACTCAGTCCCTCTGGCAGGACCTCCAGGTTGTTACAGCTCACATTGAGAGTGTTTAGCTCCCTTAGCTGTGCGATTCCCTCTGGTAAAACACTGAGGTTGTTCACTGAAAGGTCCAGGACCTTCAGGGACTTCAGGTTACCGACGACATTCGGGATGGAGGCGAGTTTGTTCCTGCAGAGGATGAGGCTCTGAAGGTTTGTCAGATGTTGGATATCCTCGTGGATCTCTGTCAAGCTCGGGCACTGGCTGACTTCCAGATAATTCAGCAGGGTGAGGGAGTACAGAGCAGAGGCGAGTCCCCCGTTAGAGGAAATTCTCTTGTCGACACCTGGACCCTGGAAAACCAGCTCACGTCTCTTTTCTGTAGCTGCTTTCTCTATTTCTGGCCATTTCTCCATGTCACCCATACTGTTAGGCACCAGTTGTCAAGACAGTCGGAGCGCTAAAGTACACGACATCCGTttgaatatttcaaaataaatgactaTGCTCGTAATATATAGGTTTGTGAATGATAAATGTACGTGTCTACCTGTGCAAttaaaattttttatttttttgtggaaTATTTAAATAACAAGTGTTAGATTTGCGAACTACTTACAAATTTACGAAGTAACCGCTAGACGCgacgcctttattttgaagactTAATCTTTAACTTCCTGTAGTAACGGGCACGCTCCACCCGAGTTTCCTCGCCCAGGACAAGGAAGAAGTTTTAAAACcgctttaaatatatattttgaatgCTTATCGATACAACAGTTGTAAGGTGTAGGCAGAAATATGAAACAATCACAGGTGGGCCTCGGCAAAGCTGCCTGCAACAAATAACGATTTATATCAAAAATGCTTGCACGCGTATAAAACTACAGTAACAACAATCCATAGCGAATGATGACACACTACCCATTGCGCATGCACGCGCTGGTTGTTGTCGGTGGTGGTTATGGAGATGAAATGGGACTACGAGCTGTCAACATTACGGTGATGTTCGTGGTAAGATACCTTTGAAATACACGCAGGAAAACTTATATGTACTCTAAAATATATAccaacaaagtgttggacataATAAATGACAGTTGTCAGGACATTTATCGGATATTAGCTGGCTAAAATACCTTTAGAGTACAGGTACTGTGAGACTAGCTATGCTGGCTGATTGAGTAGTTAACAGTTAGCTACCGTTAATGCCCCCCGCCCAACATGTCCAAGGCTGTAAGAAGGGCTTCTCTGTCCTACCTGAAGGGATTGTATAAGCCGTGTTCAggatatttattttacttaacgAGAACCATACGCACAACTTAATGCAGTAACCTGGCTGTTTAATAGTTCCTTTATTTTGTGACACATATATAAACTCTTTAACAAATCTTTAAGCCTCTTGCATTCGGCATGCTTACAGCTAACGGTACTGACATGATGCTTTCAGTACACATACATGATGGAAAAAGTACAATTTAGCATTGCTTCCAAAGTTTGTTACTATCTTGTTTCATTGTCAAAGTCATGAACTTTAATAAATATATTGTTTCTGTTCCATTCTGTCTTAAAATAAGTCATTGCTGTGTACCCACTGACACATTAAATATTTGATTTGCCTCTTGTTGTTAGTGGTTTAGATGTAAGAGTCCTTAAGAATGTTCTTAAAACATGGCTGGGTAAATGTGTCAGTACTAGTGCTGATACAATACCTGAGAGTGGTTACTGATACATAAACTGTACTTTTTCCATTACCATACCTTGATTAGTGTACACATTTGTTTCTACATAACCATTTTCCTAATTCAGAAAAGGAGGCAAGTTCTCAAATGTTGAACACAAGCTCAACACAAGAACatcacataaataaaatgatgtccAACCTGTGGCTGTCTGATCAGAGTCAGAAGAATTACAGTTAGTAAACTGGACTGAACATTTGACCAGACCACGTTTCAGTGTTCGAGTACTCGGTGCTATTGATATTCAGTTGGTACTAGAAAAAGAGGTCTGATACCCAGAAATAATGAAGATGTAGATTCCTGATGTAGATGTCGAACTTACAATATAGAGGCCCACAATTAATTTGTCACTTAATGTCATTAGAGCAGCTCCAGGCGTTATGTCAGTGCAATGGAAGATGCAGATGCCCGTAAACACAAATTCCAGGCCTAtagaatattcattcattctttaatattccataaccgcttatcctgttgggggttacAGGAGGGCTTaagcctgtcccagctgacattgggcgagaggcagggtacaccctggacaggccaccagactatcacagggctgacacatagagacagacaatcattcacactcacattcacacctacggcagtcaccagttaaccctaacctgcatgtctttggatggtGGGAGGAAgatggagtacccggagaaaacccatgctgatacagggagaacatgcaaactctgcatagAAGGGCTCCCCAACACTGGGGTTCAaacaaggaaccctcttgctgtgaggctacAATGCTAACAACTGCACCACCACTCGTTCAGAATTCTTACTTGTGTTGTCTC comes from the Epinephelus lanceolatus isolate andai-2023 chromosome 8, ASM4190304v1, whole genome shotgun sequence genome and includes:
- the lrrc47 gene encoding leucine-rich repeat-containing protein 47 — its product is MGDMEKWPEIEKAATEKRRELVFQGPGVDKRISSNGGLASALYSLTLLNYLEVSQCPSLTEIHEDIQHLTNLQSLILCRNKLASIPNVVGNLKSLKVLDLSVNNLSVLPEGIAQLRELNTLNVSCNNLEVLPEGLSQCTKLSTINISKNHITGFPADFYSERLELLSTLVASDNSIEQLSGDIHKLAALKVLDLSNNKLIEIPSDLSDCPKLKDINFKGNKLSDKRLEKMVNGCQTKSILDYLRGKGKGKGEDVGEADGGRKADKGKRQQRKKKEKVAEDEVEELNKMVVRVLHVSDTPETLNVTVSAEVKDVRPYLVCCVVRGMNLKPGNALKRFLVAQTKLHDDLCGKRTTATIATHDVQLLKAPLIYGVKPPTQLKVVALGRKEMTAVELIRHLQLEADELRKQKKRQNVTGLHKYLQLLQGKTMYPCLVDAEGHVISFPPITNSEKTKIKKTTKELFLEVTSAASLQTCKDVMDALIVKMAELNKFTAEHREEAGSDGEGDGPQEPAASGKTSSELIVQQVRTVDQDGNLKVVYPSKTDLSNNISNLTVVW